Proteins encoded within one genomic window of Amycolatopsis sp. 2-15:
- the glgB gene encoding 1,4-alpha-glucan branching protein GlgB, with the protein MNAVSRDLPAAAPSPQDIDRLLAGSHHDPHSVLGVHAQGTVGIGSTSPGTIVARALLPGAKSVSVLAGDRRFPLERVADALFAAPLPEHPGDYRLEVDYDGHTVVVDDPYRWLPTVGELDLHLIGEGRHERLWDVLGAHVRDYDTPHGAVEGVSFAVWAPTARGVRVIGDFNGWEGRGHAMRSLGSSGVWELFVPDVPVGSCYKFRILGADGNWHEKADPMAFATEVPPATASKVTKSAYTWADDEWIATREATNWADAPMSVYEVHLASWRPGLDYRELADQLADYVTDTGFTHVEFLPVAEHPFGGSWGYQVTSYYAPTSRFGSPDDFRYLVDHLHQRGIGVLVDWVPAHFPRDIWALARFDGSPLYEHEDPRRGEQPDWGTLVFNFGRNEVRNFLVANALYWLEEFHLDGLRVDAVASMLYLDYSRKDGEWLPNEYGGRENLDAVRFLQELNATVYRRHPGVVMVAEESTAWPGVTRPTHLGGLGFGFKWNMGWMHDTLRYLGHESVHRAYHHNEMTFSLVYAWSENFVLPLSHDEVVHGKGSLWQRMPGDDWNKAAGLRSLLAFMWAHPGKQLLFMGGEFGQPQEWSESRSLDWHLLEQPLHRGVQDLLRRLNSIYRSTAALFSGDVRSEGFQWIDANDSAGNVLSFLRIGSDGSRLACIANFAGVPHHDYRVGLPATGRWTELLNTDAEVYGGSGVGNLGAVEAIDKPWHGLPASAVLQLPPSGVLWLLEEATVTAE; encoded by the coding sequence GTGAACGCGGTTTCCCGGGATCTGCCCGCGGCGGCTCCGTCCCCGCAGGACATCGACCGGCTGCTGGCCGGCTCGCACCACGACCCGCACTCGGTGCTGGGCGTGCACGCCCAGGGGACGGTGGGCATCGGCAGCACGAGCCCCGGCACCATCGTGGCGCGCGCCTTGCTGCCGGGGGCGAAGTCCGTCTCCGTGCTGGCGGGGGACCGGCGGTTCCCGCTGGAGCGCGTGGCCGACGCGTTGTTCGCGGCTCCGCTGCCCGAGCACCCGGGCGACTACCGGCTCGAGGTCGACTACGACGGGCACACCGTCGTGGTCGACGACCCGTACCGTTGGCTGCCGACCGTCGGCGAGCTCGACCTGCACCTCATCGGCGAGGGCCGCCACGAACGGCTGTGGGACGTCCTGGGCGCGCACGTGCGCGACTACGACACGCCCCACGGCGCGGTCGAAGGCGTGTCGTTCGCGGTGTGGGCGCCGACCGCGCGCGGCGTGCGGGTGATCGGTGACTTCAACGGCTGGGAGGGCCGCGGCCACGCGATGCGCTCGCTCGGCTCGTCGGGCGTGTGGGAGCTGTTCGTGCCCGACGTGCCGGTCGGCTCCTGCTACAAGTTCCGGATCCTCGGCGCCGACGGGAACTGGCACGAGAAGGCCGACCCGATGGCGTTCGCCACCGAGGTGCCGCCCGCGACCGCGTCGAAGGTCACGAAGTCGGCCTACACCTGGGCCGACGACGAGTGGATCGCGACGCGGGAGGCCACGAACTGGGCCGACGCGCCGATGAGCGTGTACGAGGTGCATCTCGCCTCGTGGCGGCCCGGGCTGGACTATCGCGAGCTGGCCGACCAGCTCGCCGACTACGTGACCGACACCGGCTTCACCCACGTCGAGTTCCTGCCCGTGGCCGAGCACCCGTTCGGCGGTTCGTGGGGCTACCAGGTCACCTCGTACTACGCGCCGACCTCGCGGTTCGGCTCGCCCGACGACTTCCGCTACCTCGTGGACCACCTGCACCAGCGGGGGATCGGCGTGCTCGTGGACTGGGTGCCCGCGCACTTCCCGCGCGACATCTGGGCGCTCGCGCGCTTCGACGGCAGCCCGCTCTACGAGCACGAGGACCCGCGCCGCGGCGAGCAGCCCGACTGGGGCACGCTCGTGTTCAACTTCGGCCGCAACGAGGTGCGCAACTTCCTCGTGGCCAACGCGTTGTACTGGCTCGAGGAGTTCCACCTCGACGGCCTGCGCGTGGACGCCGTCGCGTCGATGCTCTACCTCGACTACTCGCGCAAGGACGGCGAGTGGCTGCCCAACGAGTACGGCGGCCGCGAAAACCTCGACGCCGTGCGGTTCCTGCAGGAGCTGAACGCGACCGTCTACAGGCGACACCCGGGTGTGGTGATGGTGGCCGAGGAGTCCACCGCGTGGCCCGGCGTCACGCGGCCGACGCACCTCGGCGGGCTCGGCTTCGGCTTCAAGTGGAACATGGGCTGGATGCACGACACGCTGCGCTACCTCGGCCACGAGTCCGTGCACCGCGCGTACCACCACAACGAGATGACGTTCTCGCTCGTCTACGCGTGGAGCGAGAACTTCGTGCTGCCGCTCTCACACGACGAAGTGGTGCACGGCAAGGGTTCCCTGTGGCAGCGCATGCCGGGCGACGACTGGAACAAGGCGGCGGGACTGCGGTCGCTGCTGGCGTTCATGTGGGCCCACCCGGGCAAGCAGCTGCTGTTCATGGGCGGCGAGTTCGGGCAGCCGCAGGAGTGGTCGGAGTCGCGCTCGCTCGACTGGCACCTGCTGGAGCAGCCGCTGCACCGCGGCGTGCAGGACCTGCTGCGCCGGCTCAACAGCATCTACCGGTCCACGGCCGCGCTCTTCAGCGGCGACGTGCGGTCGGAGGGTTTCCAGTGGATCGACGCCAACGACTCGGCCGGCAACGTGCTGAGCTTCCTGCGCATCGGCTCCGACGGCTCGCGGCTGGCGTGCATCGCGAACTTCGCGGGCGTCCCGCACCACGACTACCGCGTGGGCCTGCCCGCCACCGGGCGCTGGACCGAGCTGCTGAACACCGACGCCGAGGTCTACGGCGGGTCCGGGGTCGGCAACCTCGGCGCGGTCGAGGCGATCGACAAGCCGTGGCATGGCCTGCCGGCCTCGGCCGTGCTGCAGCTGCCGCCGAGCGGCGTCCTGTGGTTGCTGGAGGAGGCTACGGTTACCGCCGAGTGA
- a CDS encoding maltokinase N-terminal cap-like domain-containing protein yields the protein MSALNDHGHLVEQLVAELPAWLPAQRWFAGKDRPITAVRALASTVLVEGDPQLLHVVVEVVQGERSEPYQLLIGRRSHPPEISSSAWIGADGGLNFYEASGDADLTAVLLDHVVAGDRVGPLVFEHEPGAQLTGGLRARPITSEQSNTSLVYGGQYILKLFRKLSPGTNKDLLLHRALQKAGCEHIAEVVGSITGELAGEPATIAMLQVYLPDAVDGWAMATTSVRDLMAEPELHPDEVGGDFAGEAERLGAAVAHVHTDLAAALGAYPVDEPELDRTVAGMTERLDRVARAVPQLAEYVPALHKVFDALRELPPGRPGISMQYIHGDLHLGQVLRTVGGWLLLDFEGEPAAPLQERHALRSPLRDVAGMLRSFDYAARQLLVGQPDDPAMTERALEWARRNRTAFCDGYAGAAGPIGDPREHGELLRAFELDKAVYEVAYEHANRPDWLAVPVAAIARIAHGGE from the coding sequence GTGAGTGCCTTGAACGACCACGGGCACCTGGTCGAGCAGCTCGTCGCGGAGCTGCCGGCCTGGCTTCCGGCACAGCGGTGGTTCGCGGGCAAGGACCGGCCGATCACGGCCGTCCGCGCGCTCGCGTCCACGGTGCTGGTCGAAGGCGACCCGCAGCTGCTGCACGTGGTCGTCGAGGTGGTGCAGGGCGAGCGGTCCGAGCCCTACCAGCTGCTGATCGGGCGCCGTTCGCACCCGCCGGAGATCTCGTCGTCGGCGTGGATCGGCGCCGACGGCGGCCTCAACTTCTACGAGGCGAGCGGCGACGCGGACCTGACCGCGGTGCTGCTCGACCACGTGGTGGCCGGCGACCGCGTCGGCCCACTCGTGTTCGAGCACGAGCCCGGCGCACAGCTCACCGGCGGGCTGCGCGCGCGGCCCATCACCTCCGAGCAGAGCAACACGTCGCTGGTGTACGGCGGGCAGTACATCCTCAAGCTGTTCCGCAAGCTCAGCCCGGGGACGAACAAGGACCTGCTGCTGCACCGCGCGCTGCAGAAGGCGGGCTGCGAGCACATCGCCGAGGTCGTCGGCTCGATCACCGGCGAGCTCGCCGGTGAGCCGGCGACGATCGCGATGCTGCAGGTATACCTGCCCGACGCCGTCGACGGCTGGGCCATGGCCACCACGAGCGTGCGCGACCTGATGGCCGAGCCGGAGCTGCATCCCGACGAGGTCGGCGGCGACTTCGCCGGCGAAGCCGAACGCCTGGGCGCGGCGGTGGCCCACGTGCACACCGACCTCGCGGCGGCGCTGGGCGCGTACCCGGTGGACGAGCCGGAGCTCGACCGCACGGTGGCGGGCATGACCGAGCGGCTCGACCGGGTCGCGCGCGCCGTCCCGCAGCTGGCCGAGTATGTGCCCGCGCTGCACAAGGTGTTCGACGCGCTGCGTGAGCTGCCGCCGGGCCGGCCGGGGATCTCGATGCAGTACATCCACGGCGACCTGCACCTCGGCCAGGTGCTGCGCACGGTCGGCGGCTGGCTGCTGCTCGACTTCGAGGGCGAGCCGGCCGCGCCGCTGCAGGAGCGGCACGCGCTGCGGTCGCCGCTGCGCGACGTCGCGGGCATGCTGCGCTCGTTCGACTACGCGGCCCGGCAGCTGCTCGTGGGCCAGCCGGACGACCCGGCGATGACCGAACGCGCGCTCGAATGGGCGCGCCGCAACCGCACGGCTTTCTGCGACGGGTACGCCGGGGCCGCCGGCCCGATCGGCGACCCGCGCGAGCACGGAGAGCTGCTTCGTGCGTTCGAACTCGACAAAGCGGTGTACGAAGTGGCTTACGAGCACGCGAACCGGCCCGACTGGCTGGCCGTGCCCGTGGCGGCGATCGCCCGCATCGCCCATGGAGGTGAGTGA
- a CDS encoding S8 family serine peptidase yields the protein MPRARTIPFRRVLTAVTAAVTLAGLAVGPATAAPEPDQPPPSRHVAMPDGGAITVDPDGTATRTDAHGKPLGKTVLALPQGTSPLGSLAPTDDAVRAAFTRSATPEQPSDVLVQLAASTAVTGAPLAAGRRAAKTSDNGVNAALSAVGATSVEPVFPDATDVPALAKTVLVHLADSLHTDAAVQKLAATPGVVSAQPDRRVSAMSTGPVPVPQPAVKAAKLPQAHQKPAAGLPSNYGVTSSAQSYLNAGGTNALGAYSLLHGKLPGSGEIITNVSLGDLTDQSMADAGDTYVRNYGPTTVVQGGQRYLDVPSMPLIPTYTADSSGRLDPLGSVENQDPALGEVLLDFGVMAPLPHDAQRAGARGDGFTDLLGIAPGAQYRLVVPREPTLDQISVALLAAARQTPRPDVITASLGVGTDSAGFPGRYLEDDPVAQAVISTIVKQYHIVVTISSNDGTRRYTPAAVGPDGGSTPTDVTRDARATTDIADDQFSTTPTKVLDSGAIAVGGTTLDDTLAVPQQAGGAAAHNPTFATTRTDGGGNFSSGFGTRVDVSAPSDGILVVEHTQRGGAQDVTPVLNGGTSASAPMTAAAAAVVLQAAKLAGRSLSPADVRSVLQHTARPVASPPQMDQPVTVGPQIDVTAAVQSVLGGRRGDPAIAGVSVAHRVTVGGLGGSFTENADGGRIDLDTGGTGEGLVGPVTVGADVVGAPANATYAVKIHGHEFTSNVPAVRLSPKEILAAAGLPVVSTEDRSVPVTFEVRSGHRVVASAPQTLTVGPTDGTYAEALAPVAPATVAVGKEVRVHYDLTGVRNLSNPQVVVSTLGHWNPVSAPLFGTGFVAPITASTGDVVVPASAFAGGAGVYGIGFVQRSVTGTAGDPTYGEFTAIRVGGAAQRPDAPILTAGGTSGHFAEITRAAPAFSLGYDVRGVPGATGAAVEVSAPAPTLYNSLNTVTNANGDRRDQGGPSAGSVAYQQLPARNGVAKLDAVKLGLGGSVAYDVRVLATDRHGKVLGQASPTSFLAVDDGYAPGTAVVTSFAAAQGMSYTALRTPGGGESVQEYDAVKGAYGRVLTSDASGDGGYQVLGADASAHRLALLHFTNAGWTLETYDTTSLQRVASVTADGYSVQGGRVDATRHRAAILAKRTADNIDFVLPLTLADGALGTPLLADPPGAVAGAFKMIELDQTTGLVYLARTGGGPICFGGGAASMASVNLDSGATTLSGAGSICANAMAYDEGANRLYQLVYRSVSLNIVGTTSLGSIAGDTLTAGESYTVRQQQAAFLAVDGVHHLGLVAFRTPPVISQFGKVGGVITDNNATSQLAVIDLATGKQLSVVSGLNFVSSPFGGEYNSLTERSVQLDPATRTGWVPSYDGRQLQQFRY from the coding sequence GTGCCCCGCGCCCGAACGATCCCGTTTCGCCGTGTCCTGACCGCTGTCACCGCAGCCGTGACCCTCGCCGGTCTCGCCGTCGGACCGGCCACCGCCGCACCCGAGCCCGATCAGCCACCACCGTCGAGACACGTCGCGATGCCCGACGGCGGCGCCATCACCGTCGACCCCGACGGCACCGCGACCCGCACCGACGCCCACGGCAAGCCGCTCGGCAAGACCGTGCTCGCGCTGCCACAGGGGACTTCTCCTCTCGGCTCGCTGGCACCGACCGACGACGCCGTGCGCGCCGCCTTCACCCGGAGCGCCACGCCCGAGCAGCCGAGTGACGTCCTCGTGCAGCTCGCTGCCTCCACCGCCGTGACCGGCGCGCCGCTCGCGGCCGGTCGCCGCGCGGCCAAGACATCGGACAACGGCGTCAACGCCGCTCTGTCCGCGGTCGGCGCGACCTCCGTCGAACCGGTGTTCCCCGACGCCACCGACGTGCCCGCGCTGGCCAAGACCGTGCTGGTGCACCTGGCCGACAGCTTGCACACCGACGCCGCCGTGCAGAAGCTCGCCGCGACGCCCGGTGTGGTGAGCGCGCAGCCCGACCGCCGCGTTTCGGCGATGTCCACCGGTCCCGTGCCCGTGCCGCAGCCGGCGGTGAAAGCGGCGAAACTGCCGCAGGCGCACCAAAAGCCGGCGGCCGGCCTGCCCTCGAACTACGGCGTGACGTCGTCGGCGCAGAGCTACCTCAACGCGGGCGGCACCAACGCACTCGGCGCGTACAGCCTGCTGCACGGGAAGCTCCCGGGCAGCGGCGAGATCATCACCAACGTCTCGCTCGGCGACCTCACCGACCAGAGCATGGCCGACGCGGGCGACACCTACGTCCGCAACTACGGCCCGACCACCGTCGTGCAGGGCGGCCAGCGCTACCTCGACGTGCCGTCGATGCCGCTGATCCCCACCTACACCGCCGACTCCTCGGGTCGGCTCGACCCGCTCGGCTCCGTGGAGAACCAGGACCCCGCGCTCGGCGAGGTGCTGCTCGACTTCGGCGTGATGGCCCCGTTGCCGCACGACGCGCAGCGCGCCGGCGCCCGGGGCGACGGCTTCACGGACCTGCTCGGCATCGCGCCCGGCGCGCAGTACCGGCTCGTGGTGCCGCGGGAGCCGACGCTCGACCAGATCTCCGTGGCGCTGCTGGCCGCCGCGCGCCAGACGCCGCGCCCGGACGTGATCACCGCGAGCCTCGGCGTCGGCACCGACAGCGCGGGCTTCCCGGGCCGCTACCTCGAAGACGACCCGGTGGCGCAGGCCGTGATCTCGACGATCGTGAAGCAGTACCACATCGTCGTCACCATCTCCTCCAACGACGGCACGCGCCGCTACACCCCGGCCGCGGTCGGCCCGGACGGCGGCAGCACGCCCACCGACGTGACGCGCGACGCCCGTGCCACCACGGACATCGCCGACGACCAGTTCTCCACCACGCCGACGAAGGTGCTCGACAGCGGCGCGATCGCCGTCGGCGGCACCACGCTCGACGACACATTGGCCGTGCCCCAGCAGGCCGGCGGCGCGGCCGCGCACAACCCGACCTTCGCCACGACCCGCACCGACGGGGGCGGGAACTTCTCCTCGGGCTTCGGCACGCGCGTGGACGTTTCCGCGCCCAGCGATGGCATCCTCGTCGTGGAACACACGCAGCGCGGCGGCGCGCAGGACGTGACACCGGTGCTCAACGGTGGCACGTCGGCGTCCGCGCCGATGACCGCGGCCGCGGCGGCGGTGGTGCTGCAGGCGGCGAAGCTGGCCGGCCGCTCGCTGAGCCCGGCCGACGTCCGCTCGGTGCTGCAGCACACGGCACGACCGGTCGCGTCGCCGCCGCAGATGGACCAGCCGGTGACGGTCGGTCCGCAGATCGACGTGACCGCGGCCGTGCAGTCGGTGCTCGGCGGCCGTCGGGGTGACCCGGCGATCGCGGGGGTTTCCGTGGCGCACCGGGTGACCGTGGGCGGGCTCGGCGGTTCCTTCACCGAGAACGCCGACGGCGGCCGCATCGACCTCGACACCGGTGGCACGGGGGAGGGCCTTGTCGGCCCGGTCACCGTCGGCGCCGACGTGGTGGGCGCTCCGGCGAACGCGACCTACGCGGTGAAGATCCACGGGCACGAGTTCACCTCGAACGTGCCTGCCGTGCGGCTGAGCCCGAAGGAAATCCTGGCGGCGGCGGGACTTCCGGTGGTGTCCACAGAGGATCGTTCGGTGCCCGTCACCTTCGAGGTCCGCTCGGGCCACCGCGTGGTCGCGTCGGCACCTCAGACGCTCACCGTCGGCCCGACCGACGGCACCTACGCCGAGGCGCTCGCCCCGGTGGCGCCGGCGACCGTGGCCGTGGGCAAGGAAGTCCGGGTGCACTACGACCTCACCGGCGTGCGGAACCTGTCGAACCCGCAGGTGGTCGTGTCCACGCTGGGGCACTGGAACCCGGTCAGCGCGCCGCTGTTCGGCACGGGGTTCGTCGCGCCGATCACCGCGAGCACCGGTGACGTGGTCGTGCCGGCTTCGGCCTTCGCCGGCGGTGCGGGCGTCTACGGCATCGGGTTCGTGCAGCGTTCGGTCACCGGCACCGCCGGCGACCCGACGTACGGCGAGTTCACCGCGATCCGCGTCGGCGGCGCGGCGCAGCGGCCCGACGCGCCGATCCTCACGGCGGGTGGGACTTCCGGGCACTTCGCGGAGATCACGCGGGCCGCGCCGGCGTTCTCGCTCGGCTACGACGTGCGCGGCGTACCGGGCGCGACGGGCGCCGCGGTGGAGGTGTCGGCTCCGGCGCCGACGTTGTACAACTCGCTCAACACCGTGACCAACGCCAACGGCGACCGGCGCGACCAGGGTGGCCCGAGCGCGGGGTCCGTGGCGTACCAACAGCTTCCGGCGCGCAACGGGGTCGCGAAGCTCGACGCGGTGAAGCTCGGGCTGGGTGGTTCGGTGGCCTACGACGTGCGCGTGCTCGCCACCGACCGGCACGGCAAGGTGCTCGGCCAGGCGTCGCCGACGTCGTTCCTCGCGGTCGACGACGGCTACGCGCCCGGCACCGCGGTGGTGACGAGTTTCGCGGCAGCTCAGGGTATGTCGTACACGGCGCTGCGCACGCCCGGCGGTGGTGAGTCGGTGCAGGAGTACGACGCCGTGAAGGGCGCGTACGGGCGGGTACTCACGTCCGACGCGTCCGGCGACGGCGGCTACCAGGTGCTCGGCGCGGACGCTTCGGCGCACCGGCTGGCGTTGCTGCACTTCACGAACGCCGGGTGGACGCTGGAAACCTACGACACGACGTCGTTGCAGCGGGTGGCCTCCGTGACCGCGGACGGCTACTCCGTGCAGGGCGGCCGCGTGGACGCGACCCGGCACCGCGCGGCGATCCTGGCCAAGCGGACCGCGGACAACATCGACTTCGTCCTGCCGCTGACACTGGCCGACGGCGCCCTCGGCACGCCGCTGCTCGCTGACCCGCCGGGTGCGGTGGCGGGCGCGTTCAAGATGATCGAGCTCGACCAGACCACCGGGCTCGTCTACCTCGCACGCACCGGCGGCGGCCCGATCTGCTTCGGCGGCGGCGCGGCCTCCATGGCCAGCGTCAACCTCGACTCCGGCGCGACGACCTTGTCGGGCGCGGGCAGCATCTGCGCGAACGCGATGGCCTACGACGAGGGCGCGAACCGGCTGTACCAGCTCGTGTACCGCTCGGTGAGCCTCAACATCGTCGGCACCACCTCGCTGGGCTCGATCGCCGGCGACACGCTGACCGCGGGGGAGTCGTACACCGTGCGCCAGCAGCAGGCGGCCTTCCTGGCGGTGGACGGGGTGCACCACCTCGGCCTGGTCGCCTTCCGCACGCCACCGGTGATCTCGCAGTTCGGCAAGGTGGGCGGTGTGATCACCGACAACAACGCCACGAGCCAGCTCGCGGTGATCGACCTGGCGACCGGCAAGCAGCTGTCGGTGGTCTCCGGGCTGAACTTCGTGTCGAGTCCCTTCGGCGGCGAGTACAACTCGCTGACAGAGCGCTCGGTGCAACTCGACCCCGCGACGCGCACGGGCTGGGTGCCTTCGTATGACGGGAGGCAGTTGCAGCAGTTCCGGTACTGA
- a CDS encoding helix-turn-helix domain-containing protein, which translates to MTNSRQVAGSRQQLRDLDALGVPATDARVYTALLGHPRTRAVDLVEQCGLSAQQVARALSRLTASGMASRVPGRPARYLAAAPDIALGALAAERAAELRSARAAIEDLMAVHREASRFTHPAELVEVVTGSENIDVRVRRLQDEARTQIRGFDRPPYVSVPGENLDPERRRLKAGITYRVIYDREAIAVAGRLRNDILVSGTHGERSRVRPQLPIKMVMADEEVAVIPISSSPHVVDAAYIIHASALLDALVTLFEAEWDRAVPIAEALTDPAPDRDPETTTLLTLLAAGQTDAGIGRALGWSPRTTQRRVQRLMTELNATTRFQAGMNAKARGWL; encoded by the coding sequence ATGACCAATAGTCGCCAGGTGGCGGGTTCCCGCCAGCAGCTGCGGGACCTCGACGCACTCGGCGTCCCGGCCACCGACGCGCGCGTCTACACGGCGCTGCTCGGCCATCCGCGCACGCGAGCTGTGGACCTGGTGGAACAATGCGGACTTTCCGCCCAGCAGGTGGCGCGGGCGCTTTCCCGGCTCACCGCGAGCGGCATGGCGAGCCGGGTGCCCGGGCGGCCCGCGCGCTACCTCGCCGCGGCCCCCGACATCGCACTGGGTGCGCTCGCGGCCGAACGCGCGGCCGAGCTGCGCAGCGCCCGCGCGGCGATCGAGGACCTGATGGCGGTGCACCGCGAAGCCAGCCGATTCACCCACCCCGCCGAGCTCGTCGAGGTCGTGACCGGCTCGGAGAACATCGACGTCCGCGTGCGGCGGCTGCAGGACGAGGCCCGCACGCAGATCCGCGGGTTCGACCGGCCGCCGTACGTCAGCGTGCCTGGGGAGAACCTCGACCCGGAACGCCGGCGGCTCAAGGCCGGCATCACCTACCGCGTGATCTACGACCGGGAGGCGATCGCCGTCGCCGGCCGGCTGCGCAACGACATCCTCGTGAGCGGCACCCACGGCGAACGCTCGCGCGTGCGCCCGCAGCTGCCGATCAAGATGGTGATGGCCGACGAGGAGGTCGCGGTGATCCCGATCAGTTCCTCACCGCACGTCGTGGACGCGGCCTACATCATCCACGCCTCGGCCCTGCTCGACGCGCTCGTCACGCTGTTCGAAGCGGAGTGGGACCGCGCCGTGCCCATCGCCGAGGCCCTCACCGACCCGGCGCCGGACCGCGATCCCGAGACGACGACGCTGCTCACCCTCCTCGCCGCCGGTCAGACCGACGCCGGCATCGGCCGCGCCCTCGGCTGGAGTCCCCGCACCACGCAGCGGCGCGTGCAGCGGCTGATGACCGAGCTCAACGCCACGACCCGCTTCCAGGCCGGCATGAACGCGAAAGCCCGGGGCTGGCTGTAG
- a CDS encoding SDR family NAD(P)-dependent oxidoreductase, whose translation MNGALAGKIAVVTGATRGVGKGIALELGTAGATVYVTGRTAEPGPLPGTLAETAAEVTALGGTGIAVRCDHHDDAQVEAVFARVAEEAGRLDVLVNNVFSAPDLAAWLNRPFWDLPLTAWDEVLGIGARSHYVASVFAAPLLFAAGGGLIANISSSGAAAYQQNTVYGVGKAAVDKMTADMALELRDRGVAAVSIWPGLVRTELLAFAGRPTPDGRTVLDIPGAGEFDLAAAESPRFVGRGVAALAADPAVLTRSGRVHTTTDLATHYAFTDLDGTLPGEVAAS comes from the coding sequence ATGAACGGAGCTTTGGCGGGCAAGATCGCGGTCGTCACGGGTGCGACGCGGGGCGTGGGCAAGGGCATCGCCCTCGAGCTGGGGACGGCGGGGGCGACGGTGTACGTCACGGGCCGCACCGCCGAGCCCGGGCCGTTGCCCGGCACGCTCGCCGAGACGGCCGCCGAGGTGACCGCGCTCGGCGGCACGGGCATCGCCGTGCGGTGCGACCACCACGACGACGCCCAGGTGGAGGCGGTCTTCGCGCGCGTCGCCGAGGAAGCGGGCCGGCTCGACGTGCTGGTCAACAACGTGTTCTCCGCGCCCGACCTGGCGGCCTGGCTGAACCGGCCGTTCTGGGACCTGCCGCTGACCGCGTGGGACGAGGTCCTCGGCATCGGCGCGCGCTCGCACTACGTGGCGAGCGTCTTCGCCGCCCCGCTCCTCTTCGCCGCGGGCGGTGGCCTGATCGCGAACATCTCGTCGTCCGGCGCGGCGGCCTACCAGCAGAACACCGTCTACGGCGTCGGCAAGGCCGCGGTCGACAAGATGACCGCCGACATGGCGCTGGAACTGCGCGACCGCGGCGTCGCGGCCGTCTCGATCTGGCCGGGCCTCGTGCGCACCGAGCTGCTCGCCTTCGCCGGCCGCCCCACACCCGACGGCCGCACCGTCCTGGACATCCCGGGCGCCGGCGAGTTCGACCTCGCCGCGGCGGAGTCCCCGCGCTTCGTCGGCCGCGGCGTCGCGGCCCTCGCGGCGGACCCCGCCGTGCTCACCCGCTCGGGCCGCGTCCACACCACCACGGACCTCGCCACGCACTACGCCTTCACCGACCTCGACGGCACGCTGCCGGGCGAGGTCGCCGCGTCCTGA
- a CDS encoding glycoside hydrolase family 16 protein — protein sequence MKSLKTPARWRLLAIPAALAVAGAVTLTATPAGIAAPASPAATFTDDFDGPAGSPADGSKWNYETGDNVNNHEREWYTSGAANAALDGQGHLVITAKKESSGNNCWYGPCQYTSARLNTSGKFSTSSGHVEVRMKLPRGQGMWPAFWMLGGGNWPTDGEIDVMENIGKESNTVHGTIHGPGYSGANGIGAAYNGPNFSDDFHTYAVDWSMNKIVWSVDGNAYETRTPADLNGNKWVYDHPFFLILNLAVGGDWPGDPDGGTQFPQQLVVDYVHVS from the coding sequence ATGAAGTCTCTGAAGACGCCTGCCCGGTGGCGGCTGCTGGCGATCCCGGCCGCGTTGGCGGTGGCGGGGGCGGTGACGCTCACGGCGACACCGGCCGGCATCGCGGCTCCGGCGAGCCCGGCCGCCACGTTCACCGACGACTTCGACGGGCCCGCGGGCAGCCCGGCCGACGGCTCGAAGTGGAACTACGAGACCGGCGACAACGTGAACAACCACGAGCGCGAGTGGTACACCTCCGGCGCCGCCAACGCGGCGCTCGACGGCCAGGGTCACCTGGTGATCACGGCGAAGAAGGAGAGCTCGGGCAACAACTGCTGGTACGGCCCGTGCCAGTACACCTCGGCGCGGCTCAACACCTCCGGCAAGTTCTCCACGAGCTCCGGCCACGTCGAGGTCCGCATGAAGCTCCCGCGCGGGCAGGGCATGTGGCCCGCGTTCTGGATGCTCGGCGGCGGCAACTGGCCGACCGACGGCGAGATCGACGTCATGGAGAACATCGGCAAGGAGTCGAACACCGTGCACGGCACGATCCACGGCCCGGGCTACTCCGGCGCCAACGGCATCGGCGCGGCCTACAACGGTCCGAACTTCTCCGACGACTTCCACACCTACGCGGTGGACTGGTCCATGAACAAGATCGTGTGGTCGGTGGACGGCAACGCCTACGAGACACGCACGCCGGCTGACCTCAACGGCAACAAGTGGGTCTACGACCACCCGTTTTTCCTCATCCTCAACCTCGCCGTGGGCGGCGACTGGCCGGGTGACCCGGACGGTGGCACGCAGTTCCCGCAGCAGCTCGTGGTCGACTACGTGCACGTGAGCTGA